In Streptococcus sp. SN-1, a single genomic region encodes these proteins:
- a CDS encoding ABC transporter ATP-binding protein, with protein MSIIQKLWWFFKLEKRRYLVGIVALVLVSVLNLIPPMVMGRVIDAITSGQLTQQDLLLDLFYLLLAAFGMYYLRYVWRMYILGTSYRLGQIMRSRLFEHFTRMSPAFYQTYRTGDLMAHATNDINALTRLAGGGVMSAVDASITALVTLLTMLFSISWQMTLVAILPLPFMAYATSRLGRKTHKAFGESQAAFSELNNKVQESVSGIKVTKSFGYQADELKSFQEVNELTFQKNLQTMKYDSLFDPMVLLFVGSSYVLTLLVGSLMVQKGQITVGNLVTFISYLDMLVWPLMAIGFLFNITQRGKVSYQRIEELLSQESPVQDPEFPLDSIENGRLQYAIDSFAFENEETLTDIHFSLEKGQTLGLVGQTGSGKTSLIKLLLREYDVDKGAIYLNGHDIRDYRLTDLRSLMGYVPQDQFLFATSILDNIRFGKPNLPLSAVEEATKLAQVYQDIVAMPQGFDTLIGEKGVSLSGGQKQRLAMSRAMILDPDILILDDSLSAVDAKTEYAIIDNLKETRKDKTTIITAHRLSAVVHADLILVLQNGQIIERGTHEELLTLDGWYAQTYQSQQLEMKGEEDAE; from the coding sequence ATGTCCATTATTCAAAAACTTTGGTGGTTTTTCAAGTTAGAAAAACGCCGTTATCTAGTCGGGATTGTGGCCTTGGTCTTGGTTTCCGTCCTCAATCTTATTCCACCTATGGTCATGGGGCGGGTCATTGATGCCATCACATCGGGGCAATTAACCCAGCAGGACCTCCTTCTTGACCTATTTTACTTGCTTCTTGCTGCCTTTGGGATGTACTATCTACGCTATGTTTGGCGTATGTATATTCTAGGGACTTCCTACCGTTTGGGACAGATTATGCGGTCTCGCTTGTTTGAGCATTTCACAAGAATGTCTCCAGCTTTTTATCAAACCTATCGGACGGGGGACTTGATGGCACACGCAACCAACGATATCAATGCCTTGACTCGTCTGGCAGGAGGCGGTGTTATGTCTGCGGTGGATGCTTCTATCACGGCTTTGGTGACCTTGCTGACCATGCTCTTTAGCATTTCGTGGCAAATGACCCTAGTTGCCATTTTACCCTTACCTTTCATGGCTTATGCGACCAGTCGTCTAGGGAGAAAGACCCACAAGGCTTTTGGCGAATCACAGGCTGCCTTTTCCGAACTTAATAATAAGGTACAGGAGTCTGTATCAGGTATTAAAGTGACCAAGTCTTTCGGTTATCAGGCAGATGAGTTGAAGTCCTTTCAGGAAGTCAATGAATTGACCTTCCAAAAGAACCTCCAAACCATGAAATACGATAGTCTCTTTGACCCCATGGTTCTCTTGTTTGTTGGTTCTTCCTATGTTTTAACCCTCTTGGTCGGCTCCTTGATGGTTCAGAAAGGGCAAATCACGGTTGGGAATCTGGTCACCTTTATCAGCTACTTGGATATGCTGGTTTGGCCTCTTATGGCTATTGGTTTCCTCTTTAATATCACTCAGCGAGGGAAGGTTTCCTATCAGCGGATTGAGGAACTTTTGTCTCAGGAATCACCTGTACAAGACCCTGAGTTTCCTCTAGACAGTATTGAAAATGGGCGCTTGCAGTATGCCATTGATAGCTTTGCATTTGAAAATGAGGAAACACTGACGGATATTCACTTTAGTTTAGAAAAAGGGCAAACCCTGGGCTTGGTTGGTCAGACAGGCTCTGGAAAAACGTCCTTGATCAAACTCCTCTTGCGTGAATACGATGTGGATAAAGGAGCCATTTATCTGAATGGCCACGATATTCGTGACTATCGTCTGACAGATCTTCGCAGTCTTATGGGCTATGTCCCTCAGGACCAGTTCCTCTTTGCGACTTCGATTTTAGACAATATCCGCTTTGGCAAACCTAACTTGCCCCTTTCAGCGGTCGAGGAAGCGACTAAGCTAGCCCAAGTTTACCAAGACATTGTAGCCATGCCTCAAGGATTTGATACACTGATTGGTGAAAAGGGAGTCAGTCTTTCTGGTGGTCAAAAGCAGCGTCTGGCCATGAGTCGGGCTATGATTTTAGACCCTGATATCTTGATTTTGGATGATTCTTTGTCGGCCGTGGATGCCAAGACGGAGTATGCGATTATTGACAACCTCAAGGAGACGCGAAAGGACAAGACAACCATTATCACAGCTCATCGCCTTAGTGCAGTTGTCCATGCAGATTTGATTTTGGTTCTGCAAAATGGTCAAATTATCGAACGGGGAACGCACGAAGAACTGCTAACTC
- a CDS encoding DUF421 domain-containing protein yields MTLNYMEILIKLALGLFSLVFVINVTGKGNLAPNSATDQIQNYVLGGIIGGVIYNSSISILQYAVILMMWTILVLTLKWLNNNVRFVKRLIDGKPTLLIKNGQIDPEACRSVGLSAAEVALKLRSQGIFQMKQVKCAVQEQNGQLIVVQMGDENPKYPVVTDGVIQVDVLESIGRSEEWLLDNLSKQGHDNVANIFIAEYDKGAVTVVTYE; encoded by the coding sequence ATGACACTCAATTATATGGAAATTTTAATCAAACTGGCCTTGGGGCTCTTCTCGCTTGTTTTTGTTATCAATGTGACAGGAAAGGGGAACCTAGCACCTAACTCTGCGACAGACCAAATTCAGAACTATGTTCTCGGTGGTATCATCGGTGGGGTGATTTACAATAGTTCTATCAGTATTCTCCAGTATGCAGTGATTTTGATGATGTGGACGATTTTGGTCTTGACCCTAAAGTGGCTCAATAACAATGTTCGTTTTGTCAAACGCTTGATTGATGGAAAACCAACTCTCCTTATCAAAAATGGGCAGATTGACCCAGAAGCCTGTCGTTCAGTTGGTTTGTCTGCAGCAGAAGTTGCTCTCAAACTTCGTAGCCAAGGGATTTTCCAGATGAAACAGGTCAAATGCGCTGTGCAGGAGCAAAATGGCCAACTCATCGTGGTCCAAATGGGGGATGAAAATCCTAAGTATCCAGTTGTGACTGACGGTGTGATCCAAGTCGATGTTTTGGAATCGATTGGCCGTAGCGAAGAGTGGCTGCTTGATAATCTAAGCAAACAAGGACATGACAATGTGGCCAATATCTTTATCGCTGAGTATGACAAGGGTGCCGTCACAGTTGTAACCTATGAATAA
- a CDS encoding DUF3290 family protein, with the protein MKFYSYDYVLSQISQQNGIMIGFGIVLLAITGFFAFKAYRDKKGTKFRELVMILALTLVAMLLVTISKYQTNQASNNQFQTSLHFIEVVSKDLGVDKSEVYVNTSAATDGALVKVGSNVYRAMNGSQPDKYLLEKLELHQTDAIELVEVNK; encoded by the coding sequence ATGAAATTTTACTCATATGACTATGTACTTAGCCAAATCAGTCAGCAAAATGGAATCATGATTGGCTTTGGAATTGTTCTCCTAGCTATCACAGGATTTTTTGCCTTTAAGGCCTATCGAGATAAAAAGGGGACTAAGTTTCGGGAATTGGTCATGATTTTGGCCTTGACCTTAGTGGCCATGCTTTTAGTGACAATTTCAAAATACCAGACCAATCAAGCCTCTAACAATCAATTTCAAACCTCCCTTCATTTCATAGAGGTTGTTTCCAAAGACTTGGGAGTGGATAAATCAGAAGTCTATGTCAATACTTCTGCAGCCACTGATGGAGCGCTTGTCAAGGTAGGTTCAAATGTCTATCGTGCCATGAACGGGAGCCAACCAGACAAGTATCTTTTAGAGAAATTAGAATTGCATCAAACAGATGCTATTGAATTGGTGGAGGTAAACAAATGA
- a CDS encoding exodeoxyribonuclease III, whose amino-acid sequence MKLISWNIDSLNAALTSDSARAKLSQEVLQTLVAENADIIAIQETKLSAKGPTKKHLEILEELFPGYENTWRSSQEPARKGYAGTMFLYKKELTPTVTFPEIGAPSTMDLEGRIITLEFDEFFVTQVYTPNAGDGLKRLEERQVWDVKYAEYLAKLDKEKPVLATGDYNVAHNEIDLANPASNRRSPGFTDEERAGFTNLLASGFTDTFRHIHGDVPERYTWWAQRSKTSKINNTGWRIDYWLTSNRIADKVTKSDMIDSGARQDHTPIVMEIEL is encoded by the coding sequence ATGAAACTTATCTCATGGAATATTGATTCCCTCAACGCAGCCCTAACGAGTGACTCAGCTCGTGCCAAATTGTCCCAAGAAGTCCTACAAACCTTGGTCGCTGAAAATGCTGATATCATCGCTATTCAAGAAACCAAACTTTCTGCTAAGGGGCCTACAAAGAAACATCTAGAAATTTTAGAAGAACTATTTCCAGGCTACGAAAACACGTGGCGCTCTTCCCAAGAGCCTGCCCGTAAAGGCTATGCTGGAACTATGTTCCTCTATAAGAAAGAACTTACGCCTACTGTCACTTTCCCAGAAATCGGTGCTCCTTCTACCATGGACTTGGAAGGCCGTATCATCACTCTAGAATTTGATGAATTTTTCGTAACACAAGTTTACACACCAAACGCTGGTGATGGCCTCAAACGCTTGGAAGAACGTCAAGTCTGGGATGTCAAATATGCAGAGTACTTGGCTAAACTAGACAAAGAAAAACCAGTTCTTGCAACCGGTGACTACAACGTAGCCCACAATGAAATCGACCTTGCAAATCCTGCTAGCAACCGCCGCTCACCTGGATTTACCGACGAGGAACGTGCTGGATTTACCAACCTTTTGGCATCAGGATTTACAGACACCTTCCGTCATATTCACGGCGATGTCCCTGAACGCTACACTTGGTGGGCACAACGCAGCAAGACTTCTAAAATCAACAATACAGGCTGGAGAATCGACTACTGGCTCACAAGTAATCGCATCGCTGACAAGGTGACCAAGTCTGACATGATTGATTCTGGTGCTCGCCAAGACCATACACCGATTGTCATGGAGATTGAACTCTAA
- a CDS encoding VOC family protein: protein MDYQAVIPEFVVSDIEKSRHFYCDLLGFSVEYERPEEKFLFLSLEDCQLMLEEGSAEELAQLTYPFGRGVNISFGIADVPQLHQKLLEADYPIHRPLTKREFRVGDSFIYPHEFAVLDPDGYFLRFSE, encoded by the coding sequence ATGGACTATCAAGCTGTCATTCCTGAATTTGTAGTATCTGACATCGAAAAATCACGCCACTTCTACTGCGACCTGCTAGGATTCTCTGTCGAATACGAGCGTCCAGAGGAGAAATTTCTCTTCCTCTCGCTTGAAGACTGCCAACTTATGCTAGAAGAAGGCAGCGCAGAAGAATTAGCTCAGCTGACCTATCCTTTCGGGCGCGGTGTCAATATTTCCTTTGGCATTGCAGATGTTCCTCAGCTCCACCAAAAACTGCTGGAAGCTGACTATCCTATCCATCGTCCCCTGACAAAAAGAGAATTTCGAGTAGGAGATAGCTTTATATATCCACATGAATTTGCAGTTTTGGACCCCGATGGCTATTTTTTAAGATTTAGCGAATAG
- a CDS encoding xanthine phosphoribosyltransferase translates to MKLLEERILKDGHILGDNILKVDSFLTHQVDFSLMREIGKVFAEKFAAAGITKVVTIEASGIAPAVFTAEALNVPMIFAKKAKNITMNEGILTAEVYSFTKQVTSTVSIAGKFLSPEDKVLIIDDFLANGQAAKGLIQIIEQAGATVEAIGIVIEKSFQDGRDLLEKAGYPVLSLTRLDRFENGQVVFKEADL, encoded by the coding sequence ATGAAATTATTAGAAGAGCGCATCCTCAAGGATGGGCACATCTTGGGTGACAACATCCTCAAAGTGGATTCCTTTTTAACCCACCAAGTTGACTTTAGCTTGATGCGAGAGATCGGTAAGGTTTTTGCGGAAAAATTCGCTGCTGCTGGCATTACTAAGGTCGTGACCATTGAAGCGTCGGGGATTGCTCCTGCTGTTTTTACAGCTGAGGCCTTAAACGTTCCCATGATTTTCGCTAAAAAAGCTAAAAACATCACTATGAACGAAGGAATCTTAACTGCCGAAGTTTACTCCTTTACCAAGCAGGTAACCAGCACCGTTTCTATCGCTGGAAAATTCCTCTCACCAGAGGACAAGGTTTTGATTATCGACGACTTCCTTGCTAATGGCCAAGCTGCTAAAGGCTTGATTCAAATCATTGAACAAGCTGGTGCCACAGTCGAAGCTATCGGTATTGTGATTGAAAAATCCTTCCAAGATGGCCGTGATTTGCTTGAAAAAGCAGGCTACCCTGTACTATCACTTACTCGTTTGGATCGTTTTGAAAATGGTCAGGTCGTATTTAAGGAGGCAGATCTCTAA
- a CDS encoding nucleobase:cation symporter-2 family protein yields the protein MQTQEKHSQAAVLGLQHLLAMYSGSILVPIMIATALGYSAEQLTYLISTDIFMCGVATFLQLQLNKYFGIGLPVVLGVAFQSVAPLIMIGQSHGSGAMFGALIASGIYVVLVSGIFSKVANLFPSIVTGSVITTIGLTLIPVAIGNMGNNVPEPTGQSLLLAAITVLIILLINIFTKGFIKSISILIGLVVGTAIAASMGLVDFSPVAAAPLVHVPTPLYFGMPTFEISSIVMMCIIATVSMVESTGVYLALSDITKDPIDSTRLRNGYRAEGLAVLLGGIFNTFPYTGFSQNVGLVKLSGIKTRLPIYYAAGFLVLLGLLPKFGALAQIIPSPVLGGAMLVMFGFVSIQGMQILARVDFANNEHNFLIAAVSIAAGVGLNNSNLFISMPTAFQMFFSNGIVVASLLAIVLNAVLNHKKK from the coding sequence ATGCAAACTCAAGAAAAACATTCACAAGCAGCCGTTCTTGGCTTGCAGCACTTACTAGCCATGTACTCAGGATCTATCCTGGTTCCCATCATGATTGCGACAGCCCTTGGTTATTCAGCTGAGCAGTTGACCTACTTGATTTCCACAGATATCTTCATGTGTGGTGTGGCAACCTTCCTCCAACTCCAACTCAACAAATACTTTGGTATTGGACTACCAGTCGTTCTTGGAGTTGCCTTCCAATCAGTCGCTCCCTTGATTATGATTGGGCAAAGCCATGGTAGTGGTGCTATGTTTGGAGCCCTCATCGCATCAGGGATTTACGTAGTTCTTGTTTCAGGCATCTTCTCAAAAGTGGCCAATCTCTTCCCATCTATCGTAACAGGATCTGTTATTACCACTATTGGTTTAACCTTGATTCCTGTCGCTATTGGAAATATGGGAAATAACGTTCCAGAACCAACTGGTCAAAGTCTTCTGCTTGCAGCTATCACTGTTCTGATTATCCTCTTGATTAACATCTTTACCAAAGGATTTATCAAGTCTATCTCCATTTTGATTGGTCTGGTTGTTGGAACTGCCATTGCTGCTAGCATGGGCTTGGTTGACTTCTCTCCTGTTGCAGCAGCACCACTTGTCCATGTCCCAACTCCACTCTACTTTGGGATGCCAACCTTTGAAATCTCATCTATTGTCATGATGTGTATCATCGCAACGGTTTCTATGGTTGAGTCGACTGGTGTTTACCTAGCCTTGTCTGATATCACGAAGGACCCAATCGACAGCACGCGCCTTCGCAACGGTTACCGCGCAGAAGGCTTGGCCGTACTTCTCGGAGGAATCTTTAATACCTTCCCTTACACAGGATTTTCACAAAACGTTGGTTTGGTTAAATTGTCAGGTATCAAGACTCGCCTACCAATCTACTATGCAGCTGGTTTCCTGGTTCTCCTTGGACTCCTTCCTAAGTTTGGCGCCCTTGCCCAAATCATTCCGAGCCCTGTCCTTGGTGGTGCTATGCTGGTGATGTTTGGTTTTGTATCTATTCAAGGGATGCAAATCCTCGCCCGTGTTGACTTTGCTAACAATGAACATAACTTCCTTATCGCAGCAGTATCAATCGCAGCAGGTGTCGGACTCAATAACAGTAATCTCTTCATCAGCATGCCGACAGCCTTCCAAATGTTCTTCTCAAACGGAATCGTTGTAGCTAGCCTACTCGCCATTGTCCTCAATGCGGTACTAAATCATAAAAAGAAATAA
- a CDS encoding PaaI family thioesterase: MKDFHFDAISAFENYEIEQMRDGHVVVTTKVVDSSLNYYGNAHGGYLFTLCDQISGLVVISLGLDGVTLQSSINYLKAGKLDDVLTIKGECVHQGRTTCVVDVDITNQEGRNVCKATFTMFVTGQRSEDRQVRI, encoded by the coding sequence ATGAAAGATTTTCATTTTGACGCTATATCTGCCTTTGAAAATTACGAAATTGAACAAATGAGAGATGGTCACGTTGTTGTGACGACCAAAGTAGTGGACTCGTCGCTCAACTACTATGGCAATGCCCATGGTGGCTATCTCTTTACACTTTGTGATCAGATCAGTGGTTTGGTGGTCATTTCGCTAGGACTAGACGGAGTGACTCTCCAATCCTCTATCAACTACCTCAAAGCAGGAAAACTCGACGATGTGCTGACCATCAAAGGAGAATGTGTCCATCAAGGTCGCACAACCTGTGTAGTGGATGTCGATATCACCAATCAAGAAGGCAGAAATGTCTGCAAAGCAACCTTCACCATGTTTGTCACAGGCCAACGGTCAGAAGACAGACAGGTAAGGATATAA
- a CDS encoding UDP-glucose--hexose-1-phosphate uridylyltransferase translates to MTLVDKFVTHVISESSFEEMDRIYLTNRVLARVGDGVLEVETDLDKVIDLKDQLVEEAVRLETIEDSQTAREILGAELIDLVTPCPSQVNRDFWATYAQSPEQAIADFYQLSQKNDYIKLKAIAKNIAYRVPSDYGELEITINLSKPEKDPKEIAAAKLVQASNYPQCQLCLENEGYHGRVNHPARSNHRIIRFEMAGQEWGFQYSPYAYFNEHCIFLDGQHRPMAISRQSFERLLAIVEQFPGYFAGSNADLPIVGGSILTHDHYQGGRHIFPMELAPLQKTFQFAGFEQVKTGIVKWPMSVLRLTSDSKEDLINLADKILQEWRQYSDSSVQILAETDGTPHHTITPIARKRNGQFELDLVLRDNQTSAEHPDGIYHPHKDVQHIKKENIGLIEVMGLAILPPRLKEEVEQVASYLVGEADTVASYHQEWADQLRGQYPDITDKEKALEIVKDSVGTIFARVLEDAGVYKQTEQGQTAFMRFVEQVGILPD, encoded by the coding sequence GTGACCTTAGTAGATAAATTTGTAACACATGTCATTTCTGAAAGTTCATTTGAGGAAATGGATCGAATCTACCTGACCAATCGTGTCTTGGCACGAGTGGGAGACGGTGTTTTGGAAGTTGAGACGGATCTGGATAAAGTGATTGACCTCAAGGACCAGCTGGTTGAGGAAGCCGTTCGATTAGAGACGATTGAGGATAGTCAGACTGCGCGTGAAATCCTCGGTGCTGAATTGATAGACTTGGTAACTCCTTGTCCGAGTCAGGTCAATCGTGACTTTTGGGCAACCTACGCCCAATCTCCTGAGCAGGCGATAGCGGACTTCTACCAACTCAGTCAGAAAAATGACTACATCAAACTCAAGGCCATTGCTAAGAATATCGCTTATCGTGTTCCATCTGATTACGGTGAACTTGAAATTACCATCAACCTCTCTAAGCCTGAAAAGGATCCCAAAGAGATTGCGGCAGCCAAGTTGGTGCAAGCTAGCAATTATCCCCAGTGTCAGCTTTGTCTAGAGAATGAGGGTTACCATGGTCGAGTTAACCACCCAGCTCGCAGCAACCACCGTATTATCCGTTTTGAAATGGCTGGTCAGGAGTGGGGCTTCCAGTATTCGCCCTATGCTTACTTTAATGAGCATTGTATTTTCTTAGATGGCCAGCATCGTCCCATGGCCATTAGTCGTCAGAGTTTTGAACGTCTGCTGGCTATCGTAGAGCAGTTTCCAGGATATTTTGCAGGCTCTAATGCCGACCTGCCGATTGTGGGTGGCTCTATTCTGACTCATGATCACTATCAGGGAGGCCGTCACATATTTCCTATGGAATTGGCTCCTTTGCAAAAGACCTTTCAATTTGCTGGTTTTGAGCAGGTCAAGACTGGGATTGTCAAGTGGCCCATGTCAGTCTTGCGTTTGACTTCGGATTCCAAAGAAGATTTGATCAATTTAGCTGACAAGATTTTGCAGGAATGGCGTCAGTATTCAGATTCTAGTGTGCAGATTTTGGCAGAGACAGACGGGACACCGCATCACACCATCACACCAATTGCTCGTAAACGAAATGGCCAGTTTGAGTTGGACTTGGTCTTGCGGGACAATCAGACTTCTGCAGAGCATCCTGATGGTATCTATCATCCCCATAAGGATGTCCAACATATCAAGAAGGAAAATATCGGCTTGATTGAGGTCATGGGCTTGGCAATCTTGCCACCACGTTTGAAAGAAGAAGTGGAGCAAGTTGCTAGCTATCTTGTAGGAGAAGCTGATACAGTTGCCTCTTATCATCAGGAATGGGCAGACCAACTTAGAGGTCAATATCCAGACATAACAGATAAAGAAAAAGCCCTTGAAATCGTCAAGGACTCTGTGGGTACTATCTTTGCGCGTGTACTTGAGGATGCAGGAGTCTATAAGCAGACGGAACAAGGTCAGACAGCCTTTATGCGCTTTGTAGAGCAGGTCGGAATTTTGCCAGACTAG
- a CDS encoding galactokinase produces MTQHLTAEALRKDFLAVFDQEADQTFFSPGRINLIGEHTDYNGGHVFPAAISLGTYGAARKRDDQVLRFYSANFEDKGIIEVPLADLKFEKEHNWTNYPKGVLHFLQEAGHVIDKGFDFYVYGNIPNGAGLSSSASLELLTGVVAEHLFDLKLDRLDLVKIGKQTENNFIGVNSGIMDQFAIGMGADQRAIYLDTNTLEYDLVPLDLKDNVVVIMNTNKRRELADSKYNERRAECEKAVEELQVALDIKTLGELDEWAFDQYSYLIKDENRLKRARHAVLENQRTLKAQAALQAGDLETFGRLMNASHVSLEHDYEVTGLELDTLVHTAWAQEGVLGTRMTGAGFGGCAIALVQKDAVDAFKEAVGKHYEEVVGYAPSFYIAEVAGGTRVLD; encoded by the coding sequence ATGACACAACATCTTACTGCTGAAGCACTTCGTAAAGACTTTCTTGCTGTTTTTGATCAAGAAGCAGACCAAACCTTCTTTTCACCAGGTCGTATCAATTTGATTGGTGAACACACGGACTACAACGGTGGGCACGTTTTTCCTGCTGCTATTTCCTTGGGAACTTACGGTGCAGCTCGCAAGCGTGATGACCAAGTCTTGCGTTTCTACTCAGCTAACTTTGAGGACAAGGGCATTATCGAAGTACCTCTAGCTGACCTCAAGTTTGAAAAAGAGCATAACTGGACCAACTATCCAAAAGGAGTTCTTCATTTCTTGCAAGAAGCTGGACACGTGATTGACAAAGGTTTTGATTTTTATGTTTATGGGAATATCCCAAATGGTGCTGGCTTGTCTTCTTCAGCATCCTTGGAACTTTTGACAGGGGTAGTGGCAGAGCATCTCTTTGATTTAAAATTAGATCGTTTGGATTTGGTTAAAATTGGTAAACAAACAGAAAATAACTTTATCGGAGTCAACTCTGGTATCATGGACCAGTTTGCTATCGGTATGGGAGCTGACCAACGTGCTATTTACCTAGATACCAACACCTTAGAGTATGACTTGGTGCCACTTGATTTAAAAGACAATGTTGTTGTTATCATGAACACCAATAAACGTCGTGAACTAGCAGACTCTAAGTACAATGAACGCCGTGCTGAGTGTGAAAAAGCAGTGGAAGAATTGCAAGTTGCCTTGGATATTAAGACCCTGGGTGAATTAGACGAGTGGGCCTTTGATCAATATAGCTACCTGATTAAAGATGAAAATCGTTTGAAACGTGCTCGTCATGCTGTGCTTGAAAATCAACGTACCCTTAAAGCGCAAGCAGCCCTTCAGGCAGGTGATTTGGAAACATTTGGTCGTTTGATGAATGCGTCACACGTTTCCCTAGAGCATGACTATGAAGTAACTGGTTTGGAATTGGATACCCTTGTTCACACAGCTTGGGCACAAGAAGGAGTTCTCGGTACTCGTATGACAGGGGCAGGTTTTGGCGGATGTGCCATTGCTTTGGTGCAAAAAGATGCTGTTGATGCCTTTAAGGAAGCTGTAGGCAAACACTACGAGGAAGTAGTTGGCTACGCTCCAAGCTTCTATATCGCTGAAGTTGCAGGTGGCACTCGCGTCCTTGACTAG
- the galR gene encoding DNA-binding transcriptional regulator GalR has translation MATLKDIAQLASVSIATVSRVLNRDQSLSVTEETRHRILTVAEELGYTKHLKTGDSHKPKQKIAIIQWVSEQGELDDLYYYQIRLGIEKRAQELDYDILRYFNDHPFTLSEEVIGILCIGKFSRAQISTFEEYQKPLVFLDSDTLSLGHTCIITDFYTAMKQVVDYFLSQGMNRIGILTGLEETTDQEEIIEDKRLENFRNYSPTKGIYHDELVFQGSFTAQSGYDLMKEAIQSLGDQLPPAFFAASDSLAIGALRALQEAGISLPDHVSLISFNDTSLTKQVYPPLSSITVYTEEMGRAGMDILNKEVLHGRKIPSLTMLGTRLTLRESTRND, from the coding sequence ATGGCTACCTTAAAAGACATTGCACAGCTAGCCTCTGTCTCTATCGCGACCGTATCCCGTGTCCTCAACCGCGACCAGAGCCTATCTGTCACCGAAGAAACCAGACACCGTATTTTAACCGTTGCTGAAGAGCTGGGCTACACCAAGCACCTCAAGACAGGCGATTCCCACAAACCCAAGCAAAAGATTGCCATTATCCAATGGGTCAGCGAACAAGGGGAGTTGGACGACCTCTACTACTACCAGATTCGCCTAGGAATAGAAAAAAGAGCCCAAGAACTGGACTATGATATCTTACGCTATTTTAATGACCATCCTTTTACCCTGAGCGAAGAAGTGATTGGGATTCTCTGCATCGGAAAATTTAGCCGAGCTCAGATTTCCACCTTTGAGGAATACCAAAAGCCTCTTGTCTTTCTAGATAGTGATACTCTTTCACTAGGACACACCTGTATTATCACGGACTTTTATACTGCCATGAAACAGGTTGTCGATTATTTCCTCAGTCAAGGGATGAACCGTATCGGGATTCTAACAGGGCTTGAGGAAACAACCGATCAAGAAGAAATCATTGAGGATAAGCGGCTGGAAAATTTTAGGAACTACAGCCCAACAAAAGGGATCTATCATGATGAACTGGTCTTTCAAGGAAGCTTTACCGCCCAGTCTGGCTATGACTTAATGAAAGAGGCTATTCAGAGTTTGGGAGACCAACTGCCACCTGCCTTTTTTGCAGCTAGCGATAGTTTAGCCATCGGTGCCCTCCGTGCCCTCCAAGAAGCTGGAATCAGCCTACCAGACCATGTCAGCCTCATTTCCTTTAACGACACCAGCCTGACCAAGCAAGTCTATCCTCCCCTCTCTAGCATCACAGTTTATACTGAAGAAATGGGCCGAGCAGGTATGGATATTCTTAACAAGGAAGTACTCCACGGTCGCAAAATACCTAGCCTGACTATGCTGGGAACCAGACTGACATTGAGAGAGAGTACAAGGAATGATTAA